The segment CGGTGGCAGACGGTCCTTGAGTGCGAGGACCGGATTCGCCCAATCTGGGTAGAGCACGCCGAAGAGGTTCGACAAATGCAGCGCCCGCGTTCGCAGGTAAGAAGAGGCCCATCGCCGTTGCGGTAGAGCGTTCGGCTTCTTTCGAACGATCGTTTCCTGCTTCCATTCCTCGAGGGCGAGTTCCACGAGCTCGGTCGTGATCTTCGTCGTCTTGAATGAAGATCCAAGCTTGCGCGTCAGCCAGCTGCCCCACAATCTGAGGCTGTGCTCGCGTCCGCGATAATCCGACACGCTGGCCCGGCGCGCCAAGTAGACGCGCACGTCCTCTTCGAAGACTCCTGACGCGGTCCGCGCAGCGTCTCGTCGGAGGTCATGCACGCGCGTCGCTCGTTCCCGCTGCAAGTAGTCGAGTGTTTCCTGAAGTGTGTCGCGTACTTCCTGCGGATACAGCCGGTCAAATTCTCCCGCCCCTCGTCGTCGTGCGCGGACGCGCCAGACCCAATTGCGGCACGCCGCAAGTTCTTCCTGGCTGCGCAAGGCCCTACGCGTATGAGGATGGACGCGAGAGATGCCGGCCGGCAACCGGACCGCACTAGGACGCATGCGTGCTCAACCTCGTGTGCGCAATAGGTAGCGCAGCACGTCGATGCCTGCGAACTGCACGCGGCGAGTCGTCGGCGACAGTGGTGGAATCGGGAAGCGGTTGCGCTGTCGAAGGCGGTAAATCGTCGCTCGGGACATGCTGATCCATCGCGGGAGGTCCTCGATATCGATGATGGCCGGCAGCTCGCGCGCAAGGCGCAACGCGTATTCCCGCTCGCCTTCGCTCAATGTTGGGTTGGACATGGCCTTACCTCGGCTCACGCGTCCGCTCGACGCCCGGGACTGCACGATAGCGCGCGCGATGTGTGGCGTCTGTCGCCGGACGACAGTGTCTGAAGTGAAATGCCGTTGAGTGGTCCACCTGGCCACACCAACGCCGACCGTGCGCCGCAGGCTCGTCCTTGCCTCCGCCTGCGAGTTCCGGGAGTGCGCCCACCACTGCGCCCACCACCGTCGAAACAGAGCGATATTTACTGGCCTTTTGGGCGACTTCTGGCGACTCCGCACCGAGGTTTGGAAACCAAAAACTGCAATAGACACGGGCATGAACGCTGGAACTCTATAATTTCCTCGATCTTCTTGAAGTTGCCATTCTTCTGCCGGTACTCGAGGATCCGCTGCGCGGCCTTCGCGCCGACGCCGGGCAGCGTCTCGAGCTGCGCCTGCGTCGCAGTGTTCAAGTTGACCGGAGATGCCGGTGTGGCTTTCGCGCCGGCCGCCGCCTTTGCCGGCGGCGCCGCTTTCTGTTCGGCGGCGGTCCCGGTCGCGGCGAACGCGGCGACCGCCAGAATCACGAGCAATGCACGCATGTGTCCTCCAATGCGAGGTGGAATGAGCGGCCCCGGCGGGTGGAGACGCACAAGACACAGAGGTCAGGCACCTTGTGATCGGATCGCCGGAGCCGCTCCGGACATCGCAAGCCGGGGGCCGCCGGTGACGTGTGGCGGATGTCCGCGGAAATGCCTGACCGGCGCCGACTTGCTCGTCGATCCGAAGGAGACCGGCCAGGCAGGGCGCGCGATCGCCGGGAAGTCCTGTCTACTGCCGTAGACGCGCGCGTGCGGGGCGCCGCGTTCCGGGCGCAATTCGGCGGCAGCCGCAGTTGCCGCCGCGACGACGGCAGTGGACGGGACGGGTGTGCGGGTTAGCGCCGGCGGGCCCGCGGCGATGGTGCGGCCGTGCGCTCCCTGTCGTCAGCACCGACGCGGTGGACCGGCCAGCCGGGCGCGAACGAACACACCGCCGCCTGTGAGAATGATGAGAATCGCGGCTGTCAGTCCTGCCGCAGCGCAGCCGCCAGATCGAGACCCGCCGCGCGCCTCGCCGGCAGATACGATGCCGCAGCGGCGACGATCGTCAGCAGCGCCAGGACGCTTGCGAACGTGATCGGATCGCGCGCGCGGACACCGAACAGCAGGCCTTCGATCAGGCGGGCCAGCATGAGGGCGCTGATCGCGCCGCCGGCGGCCCCCAGCAGCACCATGCGCAGCCCGCGTCCCACGATCATCCGGACGACGTCTTCGGGGCGCGCGCCGAGAGTCATGCGGACGCCGATCTCGCGGGTGCGCTGAGAGACCGAATAGCTCACGACGCCGTAAATGCCGACCACGCAGAGGAGGAGCGCGGCGCCGCCGAACACCAGGAGCAGCACCAGGTTGAAGAGGCGCGCGCCCATGGATCGATCGAGGGCTGCCTCGAGGGTGGTGACGTGCGACAGCGGCAACTCGGGATCGAACGCGCGAATGGCGGCGCGGATGCCGGACACCACCGCCTCCGCGGCCACTCCGCTTCGCACCGCGATGTCCATTGCCCTGCCGATCTCCAGCTGCCACGTGGGCTCGGCCTGGTCGAAGGGAATGTAAATCTCGGCGCGCGAGTCCTCCTCGAGACTCGAATGGTGAATGTGGCGGACGACACCGACGATCTCCCGCGGCACTTCTCCATCGCCGAGCAGCCGCACGCGCTGGCCGAGAACGGCTGCGAGTTCACGCCCGGGCAGATACCTGCGGGCGAACTCGTCGTCTACGATTGCGACCGGCGCCGCGCCGGCGCGATCGGCGGCGGTGAACGTGCGCCCGGCCAGCACACCGATCCCGAGCGTCTGGTGGTAGCCGGGACCGACCCACTGCGTGAGCGCCAGCGGCGCTCGATCGCGGCGCTCGGCCGGGCGGCCTGGCGGCACGAAGGCCTGATCGCTGCGGCGCCCCAAGGGCACGCCGCTCGTGAGAGACACGCTGTCGATTCCCGGGATCGCCGCGATCCGCTTGGTCAGCGCATCGAGCACCGGCAGCACCTGCTCGCGCGTTCGATAGCGCGCATCCGGCAGCCGCAGGCGCATCGTCACGACGTTCGCAGGGTCGTAGCCCGGATCCTGCTCGACCAGGCGCTGGAAGCTGCGGACCAGCAGTCCGGTCGCAATCAGCAGCGCCACGCAGAGCGCGACCTGTCCGACGACCAGCGCTTCGCGAAGCCGTTTCCCGCCGCCGCTCACCGCGCGGCCAGAGGCTCGCATCACCTGCTGCAGCTCGACGCCGCTCGTCTGCAGGGCCGGCGCGATCCCGAACGCCAGCCCGGTGATCGTGGTCGTCGCCGCGCCGAACAGCACCACGCGCCAGTCGAGCACGACCTCTTCCATGCGCGACAGCGCAATGGGTGCCGACTGCGCCAGCCATCCCGCGGCGATCCAGGCGAGGAACAAGCCAAGTGCGCCGCCGATCGACGACAGCAGCAGGCTCTCGGTGAGAAGTTGCCGCACGATGCGTCCGCGCCGGGCTCCGAGAGCGAGGCGCACGGCGATCTCCTGGCGCCGGCTCGACGCGCGCGCCAGCAGCAGGTTGGCGACGTTCACGCAGGCAATCGTCAGCAGCAGCCAGGACGCGCCGAGCAGCACGGAGAGCGCCAGCCGCATGTCGCCGACGTAGTCCTCGAGCAGCGGCGTCACCGTGGCGCCCACGC is part of the Vicinamibacterales bacterium genome and harbors:
- a CDS encoding helix-hairpin-helix domain-containing protein; this translates as MRALLVILAVAAFAATGTAAEQKAAPPAKAAAGAKATPASPVNLNTATQAQLETLPGVGAKAAQRILEYRQKNGNFKKIEEIIEFQRSCPCLLQFLVSKPRCGVARSRPKGQ
- a CDS encoding ABC transporter permease; the encoded protein is MLRRLLRRVRAALTSTRAERDLRDELQLHLDLQTEQFLRAGMTPAEARAAALREFGGLEQAREACRDARGLAVLRELPQDLRYAGRMLRRDFGLTLVVMTTLGVGIGANTALFSVVDAVLLKPLPFPDSDRLVILKEQTASRPNRAVAFPDFLDWRARTSAFEDMAAALIVGGVLSGDGVDAERVFGRAVTREFFATLGAALALGRTFTADEDQPGGARVMVISHAVWLRRYGGDRRAVGRATSYNGESHTIVGVLPETFDYYGRTNANNDIFVPLGQLKTQSYMQRRDSSPVLVLARMKAGVTLERARADLSALAASLAQEHPATNGGVGATVTPLLEDYVGDMRLALSVLLGASWLLLTIACVNVANLLLARASSRRQEIAVRLALGARRGRIVRQLLTESLLLSSIGGALGLFLAWIAAGWLAQSAPIALSRMEEVVLDWRVVLFGAATTTITGLAFGIAPALQTSGVELQQVMRASGRAVSGGGKRLREALVVGQVALCVALLIATGLLVRSFQRLVEQDPGYDPANVVTMRLRLPDARYRTREQVLPVLDALTKRIAAIPGIDSVSLTSGVPLGRRSDQAFVPPGRPAERRDRAPLALTQWVGPGYHQTLGIGVLAGRTFTAADRAGAAPVAIVDDEFARRYLPGRELAAVLGQRVRLLGDGEVPREIVGVVRHIHHSSLEEDSRAEIYIPFDQAEPTWQLEIGRAMDIAVRSGVAAEAVVSGIRAAIRAFDPELPLSHVTTLEAALDRSMGARLFNLVLLLVFGGAALLLCVVGIYGVVSYSVSQRTREIGVRMTLGARPEDVVRMIVGRGLRMVLLGAAGGAISALMLARLIEGLLFGVRARDPITFASVLALLTIVAAAASYLPARRAAGLDLAAALRQD